GTTGTGGCGGCGCATGAATACATGCATATGTTTTGCTCTACCATGAATAATTACTTCGAACTATTCACGGCGACTTAAGGAGATGACCTAAAAGTACTTGACAGCATATCTCAGTTTAAAAAGCCTTAGGAGTTGAAGCAATCAAGTGTCCCCGTGCTTCTTGATTCTAAAAAAAAGAGACCCCAAAGCTGGGGACAGACACTGAACAGCGGCCAAAATTCTGGTCCCCGGGAGCGCTAGCATGGGCCGGCTGCTGTGTCGTGGCAGCGCCTCCGGGTGCCGCTGTTGGCCGACGCGGAGCGGCGCTGGAGCCGCAGCCGCAGCCCGAGCCGGAGCCAcggcagcggcaggagggagGAGCGCGGCGAGCTCTGGAGACAATGGCGgtgaggcagagcaggcagcgagCTGTGGGGCGAGCGGTGCTGCTGCTCGCTTTGCTGCTGGTGTTgtgctgccgggcggcggcggagagGATCCGGTACGTCATCcccgaggagctgggcagaggctcGCTGGTGGGGCCGCTGGCGCGGGACCTGGGGCTGAGCCCGGCGGAGCTGCCGGCACGCAAGCTGCGGCTCAGCGCGGAGAAGCAATACTTCACGGTGAGCGGGGAGAGCGGGAACCTGTACGTGAGCGagaggctggaccgggaggagaTGTGCGGCGAGTCGGCGTCCTGCTCCGTCAGCTTCGAGGCGCTGGTGCAGAACCCGCTCAACGTTTTCCACGTCGAGGTGGCCATCCAGGACgtcaacgacaacgcgccgcacTTCCTACAAAACAATTTCCAGCTGGAGATCAACGAGTTGACTTCTCCTGGAGCTCGGTTCTACTTGGGCATAGCGGAAGACCCGGACGTGGGCAGCAACTCACTGCAGGGCTACGAGCTGGAGACCAACGCATACTTCGAGGTGGAGATGAAGGAGAGCCAGGACGGCAGCAAGTTCGCGGAGCTGGTGCTGCGCCGTGCGCTGGACCGGGAGAGCGAGCAGAGCCTGCGTCTGGTGCTGACGGCGGTGGACGGCGGCGATCCGCCCCGCAGCGGCACCGCCCAGCTCTGCATCAACGTCACGGACGCCAACGACAACCCACCCGTGTTCGCGCAGGACCGGTACCGCACAAGCCTGCGCGAGGACGCGCCGCCGGGCTTGACGGTGCTGAACGTCTCCGCCTCCGACGCCGACGCCGGCACCAACGCCCGCATCACCTACGGCTTCGGGAAAATGCCGGCCAAGGTGCTTCAGAAGTTTGTGGTGGAGGCGGAGAGCGGGACGATCAGGCTGCAGGAGGCGCTGGACTTCGAGGACACGCGTGCGTTCAGCCTGGCCGTGGAGGCGAGGGACGGGGGCGGTCTGGTGGCGCACTGCGAAGTGGAAGTGGAGGtgctggacgtgaacgacaacgcgcccgAAATCACGGTGACGTCGGTGTCGAGCCCGGTGCCCGAGGACGCGCCGGCCGGCACGGTGGTGGCCCTGTTGAAAGTGCGGGACCGTGACTCCGGGGAGAACGGTCAGGTGTGGTGCGAGCTGTCGGGCGAGGCGCCGCTGTCGATGGTGTCGTCGTCGGTGGGGTCGTACAAGGTGGTGACGACGAGCGCGCTGGACCGCGAGCAGGCGTCCGAGCACCGAGTGACGGTGGTGGCCAGGGACCGGGGCAGCCCGTCGCTGTCGAGCCGCGCGtcgctggtgctggaggtgtcggacgtgaacgacaacgcgccggtgtTCGAGGAGGCGGCCTA
This is a stretch of genomic DNA from Larus michahellis chromosome 11, bLarMic1.1, whole genome shotgun sequence. It encodes these proteins:
- the LOC141750014 gene encoding protocadherin gamma-B5-like; amino-acid sequence: MAVRQSRQRAVGRAVLLLALLLVLCCRAAAERIRYVIPEELGRGSLVGPLARDLGLSPAELPARKLRLSAEKQYFTVSGESGNLYVSERLDREEMCGESASCSVSFEALVQNPLNVFHVEVAIQDVNDNAPHFLQNNFQLEINELTSPGARFYLGIAEDPDVGSNSLQGYELETNAYFEVEMKESQDGSKFAELVLRRALDRESEQSLRLVLTAVDGGDPPRSGTAQLCINVTDANDNPPVFAQDRYRTSLREDAPPGLTVLNVSASDADAGTNARITYGFGKMPAKVLQKFVVEAESGTIRLQEALDFEDTRAFSLAVEARDGGGLVAHCEVEVEVLDVNDNAPEITVTSVSSPVPEDAPAGTVVALLKVRDRDSGENGQVWCELSGEAPLSMVSSSVGSYKVVTTSALDREQASEHRVTVVARDRGSPSLSSRASLVLEVSDVNDNAPVFEEAAYSAYVAENNAAGAPVVRVRARDADAGANGRVSYWLAGGSAGAAPYVSVEARSGAVYAQRSFDYEQCREFAVAVRAQDGGAPSRSSTATVRVFVLDRNDNAPRVLWPASGSGASGSGAASLPAAFEVVPRSAEAGYLVGKVVAVDADAGRNAWLSYELVQASEPSLFRVGLHSGEVRTARAVSERDAAKQRVVAVVKDHGQPALSATATLHVVLAESLQEALPELSERAAGADSPAELQFYLVLALALLSALFLLSVALAVLARLRRAGPPAVLRCLGAQRFSVPGAAFPADFCEGTLPYSYNLCVAPARAVAEGAWLPPPLPSVPAEELLGTEPCGKPSPSSSAGAGEPPTDAPQERTGYAPSTHIRNQVATLRGSSLVMGSDERF